One genomic segment of Acinetobacter oleivorans DR1 includes these proteins:
- a CDS encoding structural cement protein Gp24 has protein sequence MVQQLNAVVGQRGRLTAKEVVLSLPLSGTTLVNDGDVVVRTTDGKSVTAVTGATPTRFGVVVRHGVGKTGKTAAGKEAYKAADMLPVMFDGAIWVKPTAPITDITAAVYVKTANGTTAAPLGSLSSAATDGTLLPGAAWETVTGADGLALLNLHGA, from the coding sequence ATGGTTCAGCAATTAAATGCGGTAGTCGGTCAGCGTGGCCGTTTAACTGCCAAAGAAGTTGTACTGTCATTACCGCTTTCAGGCACAACTTTAGTCAATGACGGAGATGTGGTTGTCCGCACGACTGATGGCAAATCTGTAACGGCAGTTACTGGTGCTACACCAACACGTTTTGGTGTGGTTGTACGCCACGGCGTTGGCAAGACTGGCAAAACAGCAGCTGGGAAAGAAGCTTATAAGGCTGCTGACATGTTGCCAGTAATGTTTGACGGTGCGATTTGGGTTAAACCTACAGCGCCTATCACAGACATTACCGCTGCTGTTTATGTGAAAACTGCAAACGGTACTACAGCGGCGCCGTTGGGTTCACTTTCAAGTGCTGCTACTGACGGAACATTACTACCTGGTGCAGCATGGGAAACTGTGACTGGTGCCGATGGTTTAGCCCTCCTTAATCTACATGGAGCTTAA
- a CDS encoding DUF2213 domain-containing protein yields the protein MKNIYRFKVGDFAPSESTRSFTPEGYLKCVNVRLGKAPQVRQYYAYEFPNLEGFSADQTINVYTSAEELFKPAAIKSWDGADATDYHPPKNEINAANWKDYHIGYCENVRQEGEYLVGDLLIKDKDSIDLIQNNERLEMSLGYAATLILEQGTAPDGTVYQAKFINFIGNHVALVKYGRCGGDCRIGDEKQTPPEGKTMEVIVNGMRFDIGDNKPFADALKIQQEQLENLKAAKLKVGDKQFSIGDELNAVQAVVDQLHTDKTTLEQKVGDLEKNQMTPEKLEQAAAERTAVIADAKALVPTVKTEGCTCEQIKRDVIAAKAGDALVTALLGSVSVGDAKPDQIDTTFRALSAVKSTTPSNAVGDALNQQQQQQQNNQDPKENTGYDKSAAYKTI from the coding sequence ATGAAAAACATTTACCGCTTCAAGGTAGGTGACTTTGCTCCGAGTGAATCCACACGCTCATTTACCCCAGAAGGTTATTTGAAATGTGTAAATGTTCGCTTGGGAAAAGCACCTCAAGTACGTCAGTACTATGCGTATGAGTTCCCAAACTTAGAAGGCTTTTCAGCAGATCAGACTATTAACGTCTATACATCCGCAGAAGAACTATTTAAGCCGGCAGCGATTAAAAGTTGGGATGGTGCTGATGCTACAGATTATCACCCACCCAAGAATGAAATTAATGCAGCCAACTGGAAGGACTATCACATTGGCTATTGTGAGAACGTCCGCCAAGAAGGCGAATATCTAGTGGGTGACTTGCTCATTAAAGATAAAGACAGCATTGATTTAATCCAAAACAATGAGCGATTAGAAATGTCGCTCGGTTATGCAGCCACATTAATTTTAGAACAGGGCACTGCGCCAGATGGCACGGTGTACCAAGCAAAATTTATTAACTTTATTGGCAATCACGTAGCACTTGTTAAATACGGGCGCTGTGGTGGTGATTGCCGCATCGGTGACGAAAAGCAAACTCCACCAGAGGGGAAAACAATGGAAGTAATTGTAAACGGTATGCGTTTTGACATTGGCGATAACAAGCCTTTTGCGGATGCATTGAAGATCCAGCAAGAGCAGCTCGAAAATTTAAAAGCTGCAAAGCTAAAAGTTGGTGATAAGCAATTTTCAATCGGTGATGAACTTAACGCAGTTCAAGCAGTTGTAGATCAATTGCATACCGATAAAACCACGCTTGAGCAGAAAGTCGGTGATTTAGAAAAAAACCAGATGACGCCTGAAAAACTTGAACAAGCTGCTGCCGAACGTACAGCTGTCATTGCCGATGCTAAAGCATTGGTGCCAACAGTTAAAACCGAAGGCTGCACATGTGAGCAAATCAAGCGCGATGTAATTGCGGCTAAAGCAGGTGATGCATTGGTAACTGCCTTATTAGGTAGCGTATCGGTAGGCGATGCTAAGCCTGATCAGATCGATACAACTTTCCGCGCTTTGTCTGCTGTGAAGTCGACTACGCCAAGTAATGCAGTCGGTGACGCATTAAATCAACAGCAACAACAGCAACAAAATAATCAGGATCCTAAAGAAAATACTGGTTATGACAAGTCTGCTGCATACAAAACAATTTAA
- a CDS encoding phage head morphogenesis protein produces MTTIIQILKPHLQQAKKRKKGRKASKPRDVHVNRRVELYYTRQLLAISKYCQEQTKDLVIPTVGQNIGDAWFSDMMTAFRDKLTKYVVEISRPLATKVVTDTQKEVDKQIAEHTKSIIGVDLTPFYRAADIQDEVDLNITANVSLIKSIPQQYADKLEVLITNALQTGQTNEELAKAIKQLGLSTDYRARLIASDQMGKINGQINQARQLSMGVETYTWQTAKDERVRPDHQHKQGKTFRWDSPPDGGHPGQPIRCRCTALPNYEDILID; encoded by the coding sequence ATGACAACGATAATTCAGATCCTGAAGCCACACCTCCAGCAGGCGAAGAAGCGTAAGAAAGGTCGTAAAGCTTCTAAGCCTAGAGATGTACACGTAAATCGCCGTGTTGAGCTTTATTACACACGGCAATTACTGGCTATTTCAAAATACTGTCAGGAACAAACAAAGGACTTAGTTATTCCCACAGTAGGCCAGAATATCGGTGATGCATGGTTCTCGGACATGATGACGGCGTTTAGGGATAAGCTCACAAAATATGTTGTTGAGATTTCCCGACCATTGGCCACAAAGGTTGTGACTGATACCCAAAAGGAAGTAGACAAGCAAATTGCAGAACATACCAAATCAATTATTGGTGTGGATCTAACGCCGTTCTATCGAGCTGCTGATATTCAGGACGAGGTAGATCTAAACATCACAGCAAATGTCAGCTTGATTAAGTCTATCCCGCAGCAATACGCCGATAAGCTTGAAGTATTAATTACCAACGCTTTGCAGACTGGCCAAACAAATGAAGAGTTGGCCAAAGCTATTAAGCAACTAGGGTTATCTACTGATTATCGGGCTCGTCTTATTGCTAGTGATCAGATGGGCAAGATTAACGGCCAAATTAACCAAGCTCGACAGCTTTCAATGGGTGTCGAGACATACACATGGCAAACGGCTAAAGATGAGCGTGTGCGGCCAGACCACCAACATAAACAGGGTAAAACATTTAGATGGGATTCACCACCAGACGGTGGACATCCCGGTCAGCCTATCCGATGCCGGTGCACGGCTTTACCCAACTATGAGGATATTTTAATTGACTAA